From Cydia strobilella chromosome 4, ilCydStro3.1, whole genome shotgun sequence, the proteins below share one genomic window:
- the LOC134740971 gene encoding tubulin glycylase 3A-like isoform X1: protein MYSSSDVIKVPGGEALRSLNDRIPDVSRLPRMAITMELEESVSDSKLHKDSTAKKELRPTSAVSLCKSENGAETTTSAEQLKQYRSWVSNERWHELKKLADSAMRDRKVFMIKGGGFPAVRRALLERGWLEKYEAHKVRHPPTNIDPKGASRKEHSKVERLILYKFMEHHSVDFLWTTKRDKYDWLLSNKEVIISRFCRSLFTTKEGLTASLTQMHWYTEPGVALTKFPRCYNIHNPDSLEEFIEDFRITACISILKWLSNSLQASGEGNLVTSHGKVPFSAIEFALNRLNEYIDFFTHKDIDDMEDQAQHIWEHEWDQFLTHHYLLVHEKAKFAEDKNTSIRQLERKAVKLLATMTKYWPQIDIDGVLNIWIVKPGAKCRGRGIQLMNNIKDIIGLINIPTAVKSRYVVQKYIENPLVVYNTKFDIRQWFLITCCQPLTIWVYKDSYLRFSSQIFSLSNYHESVHLTNNAVQAKYKNNGERDKALPDENMWDCHTFKAYLRQIGKHELWDSKIYPGMKQCLIGAMLACQDSMDKRQNSFELYGADFMLTEDFTPWLIEINSSPDLAPTTSVTARLCPQCLEDVIKVVLDRRNNPEADTGTFELAYRQFIPKAPAYLGLSLCINGKKLLKSKLKQHKYEQRSTTPIVQRMPSEDALVEDKPIPPEYSGPIITDFLSWLNPYDALPTNKDGLLLAAKDSFTDASRKTGKKYRV, encoded by the exons ATGTACTCGAGCAGTGACGTCATTAAGGTACCAGGCGGTGAGGCGCTCCGAAGCCTCAATGATAGGATCCCCGAT GTGTCTAGGCTGCCACGCATGGCTATAACAATGGAGCTGGAAGAGAGCGTCTCGGACTCGAAGCTGCATAAAGATAGTACAGCTAAAAAGGAACTACGACCGACGAGCGCTGTCTCTCTTTGCAAGTCTGAAAATGGGGCAG AAACGACGACATCAGCCGAGCAGCTAAAACAGTACCGAAGCTGGGTATCCAACGAGCGATGGCATGAACTCAAGAAGCTAGCGGACAGCGCCATGCGAGACCGCAAGGTGTTCATGATCAAGGGGGGAGGGTTCCCCGCCGTGAGGAGGGCGCTTTTGGAGCGGGGCTGGTTGGAGAAATATGAGGCCCATAAG gtccGCCATCCTCCTACGAACATAGATCCAAAAGgagcttcaagaaaagagcattCCAAAGTTGAAAGACTGATTCTCTACAAATTCATGGAGCACCATTCAGTTGACTTTCTCTGGACGACGAAAAGGGACAAATACGACTGGTTACTTAGCAACAAAGAGGTCATTATTAGCAG GTTTTGTAGGTCGCTTTTCACCACTAAAGAAGGCTTGACAGCTTCTCTAACCCAAATGCATTGGTACACTGAGCCAGGAGTAGCTCTGACCAAATTTCCGCGTTGCTACAACATCCACAACCCAGATAGCCTTGAAGAATTCATAGAGGACTTTAGAATAACCGCTTGCATCAGCATCCTGAAATGGCTATCAAACAGTTTGCAAGCCAGCGGGGAGGGCAATCTAGTCACGAGCCACGGAAAGGTTCCATTCTCAGCTATAGAATTCGCGTTAAATCGACTGAATGAATACATTGATTTCTTCACGCATAAAGACATTGATGATATGGAGGACCAAGCTCAACATATCTGGGAACACGAGTGGGACCAATTTCTTACACATCATTATTTACTCGTGCACGAAAAGGCCAAATTTGCTGAGGACAAAAATACTAGCATAAG GCAACTAGAACGAAAGGCTGTGAAACTCCTAGCCACAATGACGAAGTACTGGCCACAGATAGACATTGATGGTGTACTGAACATATGGATAGTAAAGCCTGGGGCGAAGTGCCGCGGCCGAGGCATCCAGCTCATGAACAATATCAAGGACATTATAGGCCTCATTAATATTCCAACGGCCGTGAAAAGTAGATACGTTGTGCAGAAATATATAG AGAATCCACTGGTCGTCTATAACACCAAATTCGATATAAGGCAATGGTTCCTCATTACCTGCTGTCAACCTTTGACGATTTGGGTCTATAA AGACAGTTACCTAAGGTTTAGCTCCCAAATATTCAGTTTATCAAACTACCACGAGTCCGTTCATCTCACTAATAACGCTGTTCAGGCCAAATACAAGAACAACGGCGAAAGAGACAAGGCCCTGCCAGACGAAAACATGTGGGATTGCCACACTTTCAAAGCTTACTTGAG ACAGATTGGAAAGCATGAGTTGTGGGATTCGAAAATATATCCAGGCATGAAGCAGTGTCTCATCGGAGCGATGCTGGCCTGCCAAGACTCGATGGACAAGAGGCAGAACAGCTTTGAACTGTACGGAGCCGATTTTATGTTGACTGAAGACTTCACGCCGTGGCTTATAGAGATCAACTCTAGCCCTGACTTAGCGCCAACAACTTCGGTCACAGCGCGGCTGTGCCCTCAATGTCTGGAAGATGTTATAAAAG tcgtgCTAGATCGACGCAACAACCCTGAAGCTGATACGGGAACATTTGAACTAGCGTACAGGCAGTTTATTCCCAAAGCGCCAGCATACCTTGGCTTGTCTCTTTGTATCAATGGCAAAAAACTATTGAAGAGTAAGTTGAAACAGCATAAGTATGAACAAAGAAGCACCACACCAATCGTGCAGCGAATGCCATCTGAAGACGCACTAGTGGAAGACAAACCGATTCCTCCGGAGTACAGCGGACCTATCATCACAGACTTCCTCTCCTGGCTAAATCCTTACGACGCACTGCCCACCAACAAGGACGGCCTCCTTCTTGCAGCTAAGGACTCTTTCACG GACGCATCGAGGAAGACGGGAAAAAAATACAGAGTGTAA
- the LOC134740962 gene encoding tubulin glycylase 3A-like, with protein sequence MPTPVSVPTTKVYSRVPGTKKKLSPTVMKHTRVYSYVPDRLSHKPKMRLGPYEGTYKCRGLSPKEKMQIIGNCQSRSTRYMHLKNLAADAVRKNKIFSVYGTCKTVRDALAERGWVEKLPSQRMNMKNIYSGRTPKHEIRNELETLLLSHFVEKYSPSFIWRTKEYQAQKGSTIDMTKDYVPTVNKLQIDAAWTTKQGLCSAIKRNYWFYIEGIAEVYCPRTYYSFDRSEIDSFKNDFKVTACTSLLKWVLSMVANDRPVFVSNGTVSIKIILFAINRCKEYLYRKQNKDIDKSVSNVSAGQWNTFMKNYSRIISKTAHFDTDKQEQLSLYLSYAKFILKEIYKYRPQLSCEGCHNIWIIKPAHWCRGRGIRLASRLEDVDDILNKTKAKYVLQKYIEEPLLIHETKFDIRQYYLITSTCPLVIWMYKDCYLKFSTQKYNLKNYHESIHLTNNAVQKKYTNCENRHEELPLTNMWDSDTFKRYLQKNGKENVWDNIIYPGMKKAIRSIVLGCQDSLIPCKNRFELYGCDFMLDKEYKPWLIEINSCPDLHPTTPVTAKICPDAIRDIIKVVIDYANDPNSSTGKFECIYRQPYTLPRHSGGDLIVRGYSLPSSYFYKGKYVFNEPHYDLNVSNELDIAAVMKMMKNTYEKEAEHYCEESDELVENLEIPDFENQCSSSEGKIESQSFIADHLTGIIERVMSDINVRTSEESENLTGIIETVVNNNETVVSNINVSTTSDESDNFTGIIETVVSNINVSTTSDESDNLTGIIETVVSNINVRTSEKSHRSANEELIKPGGSFSDKNSVDLRHLENVLLAGLSSPTEKMNPLFDNEEANSKPTNNCSEQQDDTAQALMNLLDFLIRKEKEERDRNLNKINLKKA encoded by the exons ATGCCAACGCCAGTTAGCGTACCTACTACCAAAGTGTATTCCAGGGTACCCGGGACAAAG AAAAAATTAAGTCCAACAGTAATGAAACATACGCGCGTATACTCGTACGTTCCCGACAGACTTTCACACAAGCCTAAAATGAGATTGGGACCATATGAAGGAACATACAAATGTAGGGGTTTGTCACCGAAAGAGAAAATGCAAATTATTGGTAATTGCCAATCAAGAAGCACACGATACATGCACCTGAAAAACTTGGCTGCTGACGCcgtaaggaaaaataaaatattctcaGTGTATGGTACCTGCAAGACCGTACGTGACGCTTTGGCCGAACGAGGATGGGTGGAAAAGCTTCCCTCGCAACGCAtgaacatgaaaaatatttacagcgGCCGCACACCCAAACACGAGATCAGAAACGAGCTAGAAACCCTCCTCCTATCCCATTTTGTAGAAAAATATTCACCCAGTTTTATATGGCGCACCAAGGAGTACCAGGCGCAAAAGGGCAGTACCATAGACATGACAAAGGATTACGTACCTACAGTCAACAAGTTACAGATAGACGCTGCTTGGACAACGAAGCAAGGACTCTGCTCAGCCATAAAAAGAAACTACTGGTTTTATATAGAAGGTATAGCCGAAGTGTATTGTCCGCGGACATACTATAGCTTCGACCGTAGTGAAATAGATAGTTTCAAGAACGATTTTAAAGTTACAGCTTGTACAAGCTTACTGAAGTGGGTGCTGTCAATGGTCGCCAATGACCGTCCTGTGTTCGTCTCTAATGGTACGGTGTCTATAAAAATCATCCTCTTTGCAATAAACAGGTGTAAAGAATACTTGTATAGGAAACAGAATAAAGATATAGACAAATCAGTAAGTAATGTATCTGCAGGCCAGTGGAACACGTTTATGAAAAATTACTCCCGTATAATTTCAAAGACCGCCCATTTTGACACTGATAAACAAGAACAATTGAGTCTATACTTAAGTTACGCGAAATTTATATTGAAAGAAATTTATAAGTACCGACCACAATTAAGTTGCGAAGGATGTCACAATATTTGGATAATAAAACCTGCTCATTGGTGTAGGGGCAGAGGCATAAGATTAGCTTCTAGATTAGAAGACGTCGATGACATATTAAATAAGACCAAAGCGAAATACgtcttacaaaaatatattg AAGAACCATTACTCATACACGAGACAAAATTTGACATACGACAATACTATCTTATTACAAGTACATGTCCTTTAGTTATATGGATGTATAAGGACTGCTATTTGAAGTTCAGCACACAAAAATACAACCTGAAGAACTACCATGAGTCGATCCATCTAACGAACAACGCagtgcaaaaaaaatatacaaattgtgAAAACCGCCACGAGGAACTGCCTCTAACCAACATGTGGGACTCGGATACCTTCAAaagatatttacaaaaaaatggaaaGGAAAATGTGTGGGACAATATAATCTACCCGGGAATGAAAAAGGCCATAAGAAGCATAGTGCTAGGTTGTCAGGATTCACTGATTCCATGTAAAAACCGTTTCGAGTTGTATGGTTGCGACTTTATGTTAGACAAGGAGTATAAGCCGTGGTTAATTGAGATTAACTCCTGTCCTGATCTGCATCCTACTACTCCAGTCACTGCTAAGATATGTCCGGATGCTATAAGAGATATTATAAAAG tTGTCATCGATTATGCCAATGATCCAAATTCTTCCACCGGAAAATTTGAATGCATTTACCGACAACCTTATACCTTACCACGGCATTCAGGTGGGGACCTCATTGTACGTGGTTACAGCCTTCCGTCTTCCTACTTTTATAAAGGAAAATATGTATTCAATGAACCGCATTATGACTTAAATGTTAGCAACGAGCTGGACATAGCCGCGGTAATGAAAATGATGAAAAATACTTACGAGAAAGAGGCAGAGCATTACTGCGAAGAAAGTGATGAACTTGTAGAGAATCTAGAGATACCAGATTTTGAAAACCAATGTTCAAGCTCTGAAGGGAAAATAGAATCACAGTCGTTTATTGCAGACCATTTGACTGGTATAATTGAGAGAGTAATGTCAGATATAAATGTTCGCACAAGTGAAGAGTCAGAGAATTTGACCGGTATAATTGAGACAgtagtgaataataatgagacaGTAGTGTCAAATATAAATGTTTCCACAACAAGTGACGAGTCAGACAATTTTACCGGTATAATTGAGACAGTAGTGTCAAATATAAATGTTTCCACAACAAGTGACGAGTCAGACAATTTGACCGGTATAATTGAGACAGTAGTGTCAAATATAAATGTCCGCACAAGTGAAAAATCACACAGGTCCGCAAATGAAGAGTTAATTAAACCAGGTGGCAGTTTTAGTGACAAAAACTCGGTAGATTTGAGGCATCTTGAAAATGTGTTGCTAGCAGGTTTATCATCGCCTACTGAAAAAATGAATCCACTATTTGACAATGAAGAAGCAAATTCAAAACCAACCAATAATTGTTCAGAACAACAGGACGATACTGCACAGGCTCTCATGAATTTGCTTGATTTCTTAATCAGAAAAGAAAAGGAAGAAAGAGATCgcaatttgaataaaattaacTTGAAAAAAGCATAA
- the LOC134740971 gene encoding tubulin glycylase 3A-like isoform X2: protein MAITMELEESVSDSKLHKDSTAKKELRPTSAVSLCKSENGAETTTSAEQLKQYRSWVSNERWHELKKLADSAMRDRKVFMIKGGGFPAVRRALLERGWLEKYEAHKVRHPPTNIDPKGASRKEHSKVERLILYKFMEHHSVDFLWTTKRDKYDWLLSNKEVIISRFCRSLFTTKEGLTASLTQMHWYTEPGVALTKFPRCYNIHNPDSLEEFIEDFRITACISILKWLSNSLQASGEGNLVTSHGKVPFSAIEFALNRLNEYIDFFTHKDIDDMEDQAQHIWEHEWDQFLTHHYLLVHEKAKFAEDKNTSIRQLERKAVKLLATMTKYWPQIDIDGVLNIWIVKPGAKCRGRGIQLMNNIKDIIGLINIPTAVKSRYVVQKYIENPLVVYNTKFDIRQWFLITCCQPLTIWVYKDSYLRFSSQIFSLSNYHESVHLTNNAVQAKYKNNGERDKALPDENMWDCHTFKAYLRQIGKHELWDSKIYPGMKQCLIGAMLACQDSMDKRQNSFELYGADFMLTEDFTPWLIEINSSPDLAPTTSVTARLCPQCLEDVIKVVLDRRNNPEADTGTFELAYRQFIPKAPAYLGLSLCINGKKLLKSKLKQHKYEQRSTTPIVQRMPSEDALVEDKPIPPEYSGPIITDFLSWLNPYDALPTNKDGLLLAAKDSFTDASRKTGKKYRV, encoded by the exons ATGGCTATAACAATGGAGCTGGAAGAGAGCGTCTCGGACTCGAAGCTGCATAAAGATAGTACAGCTAAAAAGGAACTACGACCGACGAGCGCTGTCTCTCTTTGCAAGTCTGAAAATGGGGCAG AAACGACGACATCAGCCGAGCAGCTAAAACAGTACCGAAGCTGGGTATCCAACGAGCGATGGCATGAACTCAAGAAGCTAGCGGACAGCGCCATGCGAGACCGCAAGGTGTTCATGATCAAGGGGGGAGGGTTCCCCGCCGTGAGGAGGGCGCTTTTGGAGCGGGGCTGGTTGGAGAAATATGAGGCCCATAAG gtccGCCATCCTCCTACGAACATAGATCCAAAAGgagcttcaagaaaagagcattCCAAAGTTGAAAGACTGATTCTCTACAAATTCATGGAGCACCATTCAGTTGACTTTCTCTGGACGACGAAAAGGGACAAATACGACTGGTTACTTAGCAACAAAGAGGTCATTATTAGCAG GTTTTGTAGGTCGCTTTTCACCACTAAAGAAGGCTTGACAGCTTCTCTAACCCAAATGCATTGGTACACTGAGCCAGGAGTAGCTCTGACCAAATTTCCGCGTTGCTACAACATCCACAACCCAGATAGCCTTGAAGAATTCATAGAGGACTTTAGAATAACCGCTTGCATCAGCATCCTGAAATGGCTATCAAACAGTTTGCAAGCCAGCGGGGAGGGCAATCTAGTCACGAGCCACGGAAAGGTTCCATTCTCAGCTATAGAATTCGCGTTAAATCGACTGAATGAATACATTGATTTCTTCACGCATAAAGACATTGATGATATGGAGGACCAAGCTCAACATATCTGGGAACACGAGTGGGACCAATTTCTTACACATCATTATTTACTCGTGCACGAAAAGGCCAAATTTGCTGAGGACAAAAATACTAGCATAAG GCAACTAGAACGAAAGGCTGTGAAACTCCTAGCCACAATGACGAAGTACTGGCCACAGATAGACATTGATGGTGTACTGAACATATGGATAGTAAAGCCTGGGGCGAAGTGCCGCGGCCGAGGCATCCAGCTCATGAACAATATCAAGGACATTATAGGCCTCATTAATATTCCAACGGCCGTGAAAAGTAGATACGTTGTGCAGAAATATATAG AGAATCCACTGGTCGTCTATAACACCAAATTCGATATAAGGCAATGGTTCCTCATTACCTGCTGTCAACCTTTGACGATTTGGGTCTATAA AGACAGTTACCTAAGGTTTAGCTCCCAAATATTCAGTTTATCAAACTACCACGAGTCCGTTCATCTCACTAATAACGCTGTTCAGGCCAAATACAAGAACAACGGCGAAAGAGACAAGGCCCTGCCAGACGAAAACATGTGGGATTGCCACACTTTCAAAGCTTACTTGAG ACAGATTGGAAAGCATGAGTTGTGGGATTCGAAAATATATCCAGGCATGAAGCAGTGTCTCATCGGAGCGATGCTGGCCTGCCAAGACTCGATGGACAAGAGGCAGAACAGCTTTGAACTGTACGGAGCCGATTTTATGTTGACTGAAGACTTCACGCCGTGGCTTATAGAGATCAACTCTAGCCCTGACTTAGCGCCAACAACTTCGGTCACAGCGCGGCTGTGCCCTCAATGTCTGGAAGATGTTATAAAAG tcgtgCTAGATCGACGCAACAACCCTGAAGCTGATACGGGAACATTTGAACTAGCGTACAGGCAGTTTATTCCCAAAGCGCCAGCATACCTTGGCTTGTCTCTTTGTATCAATGGCAAAAAACTATTGAAGAGTAAGTTGAAACAGCATAAGTATGAACAAAGAAGCACCACACCAATCGTGCAGCGAATGCCATCTGAAGACGCACTAGTGGAAGACAAACCGATTCCTCCGGAGTACAGCGGACCTATCATCACAGACTTCCTCTCCTGGCTAAATCCTTACGACGCACTGCCCACCAACAAGGACGGCCTCCTTCTTGCAGCTAAGGACTCTTTCACG GACGCATCGAGGAAGACGGGAAAAAAATACAGAGTGTAA